A window from Pseudomonas alloputida encodes these proteins:
- a CDS encoding DUF3168 domain-containing protein, with translation MTPPIELVCAAYPGVTALLGSGVDLRMYPFGEAPEAVAKPYAVWQLVNGSPENYLAGRPDADGFTLQVDVYGTTSKSVRQVRDAIRDAIELRAYVTRWGGETRDPATKNYRASFDVDWWVQR, from the coding sequence ATGACACCACCCATTGAACTCGTTTGCGCAGCATACCCCGGCGTCACGGCGCTGCTCGGCAGTGGCGTTGACCTGCGCATGTACCCATTCGGCGAGGCGCCCGAAGCCGTGGCCAAGCCCTATGCGGTATGGCAGCTGGTGAATGGCAGCCCAGAGAACTACCTGGCCGGCCGCCCTGATGCCGATGGCTTCACGCTGCAAGTCGACGTTTACGGCACCACTAGCAAGTCAGTGCGTCAGGTGCGCGATGCGATTCGCGATGCAATTGAATTGCGCGCCTACGTCACCCGCTGGGGGGGCGAAACTCGCGACCCTGCTACCAAGAACTACCGGGCCAGCTTCGACGTGGATTGGTGGGTGCAACGCTAA
- a CDS encoding phage tail tube protein, which yields MSMNAQGAQLYALLPPANGGSGGMTVMEVECLTAFNPGGAPADQIDDTCLADTDRKYKKGLRTPGQATATILADPRNASHVRMFQLSQDDSDEDILWALGWSDGKGIAPTVNTEGDDFELPKTRTWCLFAGYVADFPFDFASNASVSTAATIQRSGKLNWIIKENP from the coding sequence ATGTCGATGAATGCTCAGGGCGCACAGCTCTATGCGCTGTTGCCGCCAGCCAATGGTGGCTCAGGCGGTATGACTGTAATGGAAGTTGAGTGCCTCACGGCATTCAACCCCGGCGGTGCGCCTGCAGACCAGATCGATGACACCTGCCTGGCTGACACCGATCGCAAGTACAAAAAGGGCCTTCGCACGCCAGGTCAAGCGACCGCAACTATCCTGGCTGATCCGCGCAACGCCAGCCATGTGCGTATGTTCCAGCTGTCCCAGGACGATAGCGACGAGGACATCCTGTGGGCGCTCGGCTGGTCGGATGGCAAAGGCATTGCGCCCACGGTAAACACTGAGGGTGATGATTTCGAACTGCCGAAGACCCGCACCTGGTGCTTGTTCGCCGGCTACGTAGCGGATTTCCCGTTCGATTTCGCGAGCAACGCCTCGGTGAGCACCGCCGCCACCATTCAGCGTTCCGGCAAGCTCAACTGGATCATTAAGGAAAACCCATGA
- a CDS encoding phage tail assembly chaperone family protein, TAC, which yields MNLEQLKKKGGVIADALVPKEVAWKHVDKNGKTVTDKFTVHIRRHAFGVMEAMFAGGETERFKTARYLSASVMLGEDGTEELPFDDAVNLDPGLGLALYNAVKAVNNPPPKS from the coding sequence ATGAATCTGGAGCAGCTGAAGAAGAAAGGTGGAGTCATCGCTGATGCACTGGTGCCGAAAGAAGTCGCGTGGAAGCACGTCGACAAGAACGGCAAGACCGTAACTGACAAATTCACGGTCCACATCCGTCGTCACGCCTTCGGTGTGATGGAGGCGATGTTCGCCGGCGGGGAAACTGAGCGCTTCAAAACCGCTCGCTACCTGTCGGCCAGCGTCATGCTGGGCGAAGATGGTACCGAGGAATTGCCATTCGACGACGCGGTGAATCTTGACCCAGGTCTGGGGCTGGCGCTGTACAACGCCGTTAAGGCTGTGAACAATCCGCCCCCAAAGAGCTGA
- a CDS encoding phage tail assembly protein T — MLNGIGGTSIAEAKATLSYAEVLSWVDYRDKHGSLNIARRQELSAALIAVQVNRSRGGKADLYDFMPHHPQQSGISLMDAVASWT; from the coding sequence GTGCTGAACGGGATCGGTGGCACCTCTATCGCAGAGGCCAAGGCCACGCTTTCTTACGCGGAGGTGCTGTCATGGGTCGACTATCGAGACAAGCATGGGTCGCTCAACATAGCCAGACGACAGGAGTTGTCCGCAGCGCTGATCGCCGTTCAGGTAAATCGCAGTCGGGGTGGTAAGGCTGATCTGTACGATTTCATGCCGCATCACCCACAGCAGTCGGGGATATCGCTCATGGATGCGGTTGCCTCTTGGACATAA
- a CDS encoding superinfection immunity protein: MVVEPESTKAFVTLALVVAVYFIPTIVAAIRLHQNRVSIMLLNLFLGWTGLGWLGALIWSASAINKPAGGVAPPIAHAGRSGEDPYHELEKLAALKERGHITAEEFEAEKAKILSR; encoded by the coding sequence ATGGTTGTTGAACCCGAGTCAACCAAAGCATTCGTCACGCTCGCGCTTGTGGTGGCTGTGTATTTTATCCCAACCATTGTGGCCGCAATTCGTCTTCATCAAAATCGCGTCTCGATTATGCTGCTGAACCTCTTCCTTGGATGGACGGGGCTTGGGTGGCTGGGAGCGCTAATATGGTCCGCATCGGCAATAAATAAACCGGCCGGAGGCGTCGCTCCTCCCATCGCTCATGCAGGAAGATCGGGAGAAGATCCATACCATGAGCTCGAAAAATTAGCTGCTCTGAAAGAGCGAGGGCACATAACGGCAGAAGAGTTTGAGGCAGAAAAAGCCAAGATTCTGAGCCGCTAG
- a CDS encoding phage tail tape measure protein has product MASRSLGTLTLDLIAKIGGFTGPLDKAGRETQKQMAEIKKQAERLGTAVGATFAAIPAVVAGLVTSSASAAKEISNLSALAGVGTTEFQRFAAAAASVGLNQEKLSDIFKDTNDKVGDFLATGGGELKNFFETVAPKVGVTADQFRKLNSADALQLYVTSLQKANVSQSQMTFFMEAIADEATALVPLLADGGKKFKELGNAAQAAGMIMDEQTIGAAQQFSTELTVIGQYANSAKTALAAEFMPVLAQLAKDLADTSKEAGGLRKVVQEFADDFIEVTATTASLADGIARAFKIAAATIVSGFSTTMAYLQSIGATANTLLGAITFGDMSKDFKKNAEQLTNDAIINSRTAGSVMSEVAEAFNKPWSGDVIRDYVKEARKAAAELPKLQPPGSGNAGIVGHTDAQKAAAKAAEAATKKLNQAFKTTEENYQRQIELINTSTDKRKDATEVEKLAFEISSGKLDGINDKQRKRLEGLAAELDALKKVKNAEEDAKKLASFKSNVNEDFLTASNGFDQELAGAGRGDKYKERLKERLAIEQDFNRQQRELVLQRNSGDISQELYDQETEVLSDALAERLELQNDYYSQLDEAQNNWMDGVTSAWENFADAATNYSAMAADATTSVLGSARSELGSFLSDVATGSEDAGDALADMVTGFAKSMIDTLADMAAQWLVYQAVQLLVGKSTQSVAAMGMVANAQATSFQAQLAAYASTAAIPIVGPALAPGAAMAAAMATAPMVAGVASTSLMGMAHNGLDNIPREGTWLLDGGERVLNPNQNRDLTQYLRNANDAGAGSGGGGGVTINAPVTVQAQPGMSDDAARRQGEMMAEGLKQQMEQVIYEATQQGGLLWRR; this is encoded by the coding sequence ATGGCGAGCCGTTCACTTGGCACACTTACACTCGACCTAATCGCGAAAATCGGCGGTTTCACTGGTCCGCTGGACAAGGCAGGTCGTGAAACGCAGAAGCAAATGGCCGAGATCAAGAAGCAGGCCGAGCGTCTGGGTACTGCCGTAGGTGCTACTTTCGCCGCCATTCCCGCCGTTGTCGCTGGGCTTGTAACCAGTTCCGCGTCAGCGGCGAAAGAGATTTCCAATTTATCCGCGCTCGCGGGGGTGGGTACTACTGAGTTCCAGCGCTTTGCGGCTGCCGCAGCCTCGGTCGGACTGAACCAGGAAAAACTGTCTGATATTTTCAAGGACACAAACGACAAAGTCGGCGACTTCCTGGCTACTGGCGGCGGAGAGCTGAAAAACTTTTTCGAAACGGTAGCGCCAAAGGTTGGCGTGACTGCGGACCAGTTTCGCAAGCTGAACAGCGCGGATGCGCTGCAGCTCTACGTTACCAGCCTTCAAAAGGCAAACGTCAGCCAGTCGCAAATGACTTTCTTCATGGAGGCGATCGCCGACGAGGCCACGGCCCTTGTGCCGCTCCTGGCCGATGGTGGCAAGAAATTCAAGGAGCTGGGTAATGCCGCGCAGGCTGCCGGCATGATCATGGATGAGCAGACAATTGGTGCTGCTCAGCAATTCAGCACAGAACTGACCGTTATAGGCCAGTACGCCAACTCAGCGAAGACCGCCCTGGCTGCCGAGTTCATGCCGGTGTTGGCGCAGCTGGCGAAAGACCTGGCCGACACCTCAAAAGAGGCTGGTGGCCTTCGAAAAGTAGTTCAGGAGTTCGCTGATGACTTCATCGAGGTTACTGCGACCACTGCGAGTCTTGCCGACGGTATTGCGCGGGCATTCAAGATTGCTGCAGCGACCATCGTCAGTGGGTTTTCCACAACGATGGCGTACCTGCAGAGCATCGGGGCTACAGCGAACACTTTGCTTGGCGCCATTACTTTTGGCGACATGTCAAAAGACTTCAAGAAGAATGCTGAGCAGCTGACAAACGATGCGATTATCAACTCGAGGACCGCTGGAAGCGTTATGTCGGAGGTTGCGGAAGCCTTCAACAAGCCTTGGTCCGGCGACGTAATCCGCGATTACGTTAAAGAGGCTAGGAAGGCCGCTGCCGAGTTGCCCAAATTGCAGCCGCCAGGAAGTGGTAACGCAGGGATTGTCGGTCACACCGATGCGCAGAAAGCCGCAGCGAAGGCGGCTGAGGCCGCCACCAAAAAGCTGAACCAGGCGTTCAAGACGACTGAAGAGAACTACCAGAGGCAGATTGAGCTGATCAACACCTCGACGGACAAGCGCAAGGATGCGACCGAAGTTGAGAAGCTAGCCTTCGAGATATCCAGCGGGAAGCTGGACGGCATCAACGACAAACAGCGTAAGCGTCTGGAGGGCCTGGCGGCTGAGCTTGACGCCCTGAAGAAGGTCAAGAACGCCGAAGAGGACGCCAAAAAGCTTGCTTCCTTCAAGTCTAACGTGAACGAAGACTTCCTCACAGCCAGCAACGGCTTTGATCAAGAGCTCGCTGGCGCGGGCCGTGGTGACAAGTACAAGGAGCGCCTGAAAGAGCGCCTAGCGATCGAGCAGGACTTCAACCGCCAGCAGCGCGAGCTGGTTCTTCAGCGCAACAGCGGCGATATAAGCCAAGAGCTCTACGACCAGGAAACCGAGGTGCTGAGCGATGCGCTGGCCGAGCGCCTGGAACTGCAGAACGACTATTACAGCCAGCTCGACGAAGCGCAGAACAACTGGATGGATGGCGTCACCAGCGCCTGGGAGAACTTCGCAGACGCTGCGACGAACTACTCGGCCATGGCTGCCGATGCAACGACCTCTGTGCTTGGGAGTGCCAGAAGTGAACTTGGCTCGTTCCTCTCCGATGTAGCCACGGGCTCCGAGGATGCAGGCGATGCCTTGGCCGATATGGTCACCGGCTTCGCCAAGTCGATGATCGATACCCTGGCGGACATGGCCGCACAGTGGCTGGTGTACCAGGCAGTGCAGCTGCTGGTCGGCAAGAGCACCCAGTCGGTTGCAGCTATGGGCATGGTGGCCAACGCGCAGGCGACCTCGTTTCAGGCCCAGCTGGCTGCCTATGCGTCCACTGCCGCGATCCCTATCGTCGGCCCGGCCCTGGCGCCTGGTGCCGCGATGGCCGCAGCCATGGCCACGGCGCCGATGGTGGCTGGCGTGGCATCCACATCCCTCATGGGTATGGCTCACAACGGCCTCGACAACATTCCGCGAGAGGGTACCTGGCTGCTCGACGGCGGGGAACGGGTGCTGAACCCGAACCAGAACCGCGACCTGACTCAGTACTTGCGCAACGCGAACGATGCTGGCGCAGGCTCGGGCGGCGGGGGCGGCGTCACGATCAACGCACCGGTCACCGTCCAGGCTCAGCCCGGCATGAGCGACGACGCCGCGCGCCGACAGGGAGAAATGATGGCCGAGGGGCTGAAGCAGCAGATGGAACAGGTGATTTACGAGGCCACCCAGCAGGGCGGGCTTCTCTGGAGGCGGTAA
- a CDS encoding phage tail protein yields the protein MAETFSFCTRLGATGEIKQRVWENDFGDGYTQAGGTGINTKTQEWSHKAVGSLDAGEELRLMRDFLDRHEGYKSFLWTPPGGTQGRYKANGYKLDPKGAGLFEISFTMKQTFTPY from the coding sequence ATGGCAGAAACGTTCAGCTTCTGCACCCGGCTGGGTGCGACGGGTGAGATCAAGCAGAGGGTGTGGGAGAACGACTTCGGTGACGGTTACACCCAGGCCGGCGGTACCGGGATCAACACCAAGACCCAGGAGTGGTCGCACAAGGCCGTGGGCAGCCTCGACGCCGGCGAAGAACTGCGCCTGATGCGCGACTTCCTCGACCGGCACGAAGGCTACAAGTCCTTCCTCTGGACGCCGCCGGGCGGCACGCAGGGCCGGTACAAGGCCAACGGCTACAAGCTCGACCCGAAGGGCGCCGGGCTCTTCGAGATCAGCTTCACCATGAAGCAGACATTCACCCCCTACTGA
- a CDS encoding phage minor tail protein L → MTFESDIQKLEPGNQIRLFEVDATRLGGNIMRFHGHAQEADIIWQGQLYSAMQLEAKGFDIRGDGRPATPTLQLVNEINGVRGAVTALCLALKDLVGSKVKVIETFRHFLDAANFPDGNPEASNQARENLWYIEQKTDEDRQQVTFQLSSPLDMGGIMLPSQQITKLCRWACRGQYRGEACAYTGAAMYTKQDEPTDNPALDRCPGRWKSCKLRGNTRRFGGSMGASLIASSR, encoded by the coding sequence ATGACATTCGAATCCGATATCCAGAAGCTCGAGCCGGGCAACCAGATCCGGCTGTTCGAAGTGGACGCGACGCGCCTGGGCGGCAACATCATGCGCTTCCACGGCCACGCCCAAGAGGCCGACATCATCTGGCAGGGCCAGCTGTACTCGGCGATGCAGCTGGAAGCCAAGGGCTTCGACATCCGTGGCGATGGCCGGCCCGCAACGCCGACGCTGCAGCTGGTCAACGAAATCAACGGGGTGAGGGGAGCGGTCACCGCGCTGTGCCTGGCCCTGAAGGACCTGGTCGGCTCCAAGGTGAAGGTAATCGAAACCTTCCGGCACTTCCTCGATGCGGCCAACTTCCCCGACGGGAACCCGGAGGCGTCCAACCAGGCGCGGGAAAACCTCTGGTACATCGAGCAAAAGACCGATGAAGACCGCCAGCAGGTGACGTTCCAGCTGTCCAGCCCGCTGGATATGGGCGGCATCATGCTGCCGAGCCAGCAGATCACCAAGTTGTGCCGCTGGGCCTGCCGGGGTCAGTACCGGGGCGAGGCCTGCGCCTACACCGGCGCGGCCATGTACACCAAGCAGGACGAGCCCACCGACAATCCGGCGCTCGACCGCTGCCCGGGGCGGTGGAAGAGCTGCAAGCTCCGCGGCAACACCCGCCGCTTCGGCGGCTCCATGGGCGCGAGCCTGATCGCCAGTTCGAGGTAA
- a CDS encoding C40 family peptidase — MRINQTLQAAIREHAEREYPAEACGVLIKTDQGRSYVPCRNLAKTPRENFRLHHEDLANAEDQGELLAIVHSHPDAAPMPSMADLVSCELHEVPWGIVGWPGGDMQWFKPSGYQAPLLGREFAHGLLDCWGACRDWYAREAGLVLPNFERDDLWWEQEDGPSLYEANFAGAGFYQVDVPQRGDMLVFMVPSPGRPCFHPNHAAIYLGSQPDLTSEPAASLGGSGPFIYHHMAGRASTREVYGWSMASRCRLILRHKDYQP; from the coding sequence ATGCGCATCAACCAGACACTGCAGGCCGCGATCCGCGAGCATGCCGAACGCGAGTACCCGGCCGAAGCGTGCGGGGTGCTGATCAAGACCGACCAGGGCCGGAGCTACGTGCCTTGTCGCAACCTGGCGAAGACACCGCGGGAGAACTTCCGCCTGCACCACGAGGACCTGGCAAACGCCGAAGACCAGGGCGAGCTGCTGGCGATCGTGCACAGCCACCCCGACGCCGCGCCCATGCCGAGCATGGCTGACCTGGTCAGCTGCGAGCTCCATGAGGTGCCATGGGGCATCGTCGGCTGGCCCGGCGGCGATATGCAGTGGTTCAAGCCGTCCGGCTACCAGGCCCCGCTGCTGGGCCGCGAGTTCGCCCACGGCCTGCTCGACTGCTGGGGCGCCTGTCGCGACTGGTACGCCCGCGAGGCCGGGCTGGTGCTGCCCAACTTCGAACGGGATGACCTGTGGTGGGAGCAGGAGGACGGCCCGAGCCTGTACGAGGCGAACTTCGCTGGCGCCGGCTTCTATCAGGTGGACGTGCCACAGCGTGGTGACATGCTGGTGTTTATGGTGCCATCGCCTGGCCGGCCGTGCTTCCACCCGAACCACGCGGCCATCTACCTGGGCAGTCAACCGGACCTTACCAGTGAGCCGGCGGCATCGCTCGGTGGCAGCGGGCCATTCATCTACCACCACATGGCCGGCAGGGCGTCGACTCGCGAGGTCTACGGCTGGTCGATGGCCAGCCGCTGCCGGCTGATCCTGCGGCACAAGGACTACCAACCATGA
- a CDS encoding tail assembly protein, translated as MKRTVKLYGVLRKHFGREYVLDVNSTRDAIQALCNMVPGFEEFLSNGEERGLVFTVFSGTRNLSADDLDLKGDDAGDIRIAPIIQGSKQAGLFTTILGVVLIVAGYFTFGTTSAYGVAMIAGGAAMAASGVVQMLSPTPKTGGLDRNEDGNNPSYGFGGAVTTIAQGNPYPLLYGEREIGGAVESGGIYTQDRL; from the coding sequence ATGAAACGCACGGTGAAGCTGTACGGCGTGCTACGCAAGCACTTCGGCCGCGAGTACGTTCTGGACGTGAACAGCACCCGCGATGCCATTCAGGCCCTGTGCAACATGGTCCCGGGCTTCGAGGAGTTCCTGTCCAACGGTGAAGAGCGGGGCCTGGTGTTCACCGTCTTCTCGGGCACTCGCAACCTCTCAGCGGATGATCTGGACCTGAAGGGCGACGACGCCGGCGATATCCGCATCGCACCGATCATCCAGGGCAGCAAGCAGGCCGGTTTGTTCACGACCATTCTCGGCGTGGTGCTGATCGTCGCCGGCTACTTCACGTTCGGCACGACCTCCGCCTACGGCGTCGCCATGATCGCGGGCGGGGCGGCCATGGCCGCCTCCGGCGTTGTGCAGATGCTGTCGCCAACCCCCAAAACCGGTGGCTTGGACCGTAACGAGGATGGCAACAACCCCAGCTATGGCTTTGGTGGTGCAGTCACGACGATCGCCCAGGGCAACCCCTACCCGCTGTTGTACGGCGAGCGGGAGATCGGCGGGGCCGTCGAGTCCGGCGGAATTTACACGCAAGACCGGCTGTGA